In Nitrospirota bacterium, the sequence TGACCGGTGCACCGGCAGGCTGCGTCGGGGGAGATTGGCTGATTGATGACGTAGGCGGTTGGAGCTCGGCTAGGGACACCCCCGGCATGATCAAGCATGCGAACAGCAGAATGATCGAAATCTTGCGTCTAGCCATACCGCGTCCTCCCTGGGCGATCAGAATCGGTTGCCAGACTGGGGGTAGGCCTCACCGATTTGGATGGGGACAGATTACACTATTGGAGCGGCGAGAAGCGACCAGGCAACGTGTACCATCTACATCACATGAGCCCTATGTACGATAACTTTGCTTAGTAATTTGAGGATGACTATTAAACGGAATGAACAAGGTGTCGCTGTTGCAGCGTCACAGAGGAGGCAGGGGTTGCTCTCACCGGTTGAACCTACCAATTTTCTTTGTGGGCATCGCCCATGGTAGCGGTCCTCTCTTCAAGGCGGTCGCTGATGCTCATGCCATGACGGCGTTGTGGCGCATGGTGCTCATGAGCATTGCCGTGATGGCAGATCATCTACCGCTACCGCGTGGAACAACGATACCCCTTGATCGAACCGGACAGCATTTTGATCATCCTCGGCTACTGCCTCTGACTGTAGCTGTTCTTTCACTAAAAACCCGACAAGCATTACTTCTCGACAGCATCACTCATACAGCGTGGCTGACTCATCTCAGTGCAGTGCACTGAACGATGTGAGGAGGTATTTGTCTTGTGATGACTGTCTCGATATCGTTAACATGGTTGCTATGTAGATTTGGGTCAGTAGGCATATGAGAGGGGAGTGATTCGTGGAATCATTGAGCGTCGAGTCGGTGTTAGGACTGACCGGATTGATCATCTTGGTCGGCTTGGCCGGTGAGCTGATATTTAAACGCACCGGTATCCCGAGCGTGTTGTTTCTCATGGGGTTCGGCGTGCTGCTGGGACCGGTGCTCCATCTTGCTGATCCAACTGTGGTGATGCAGCTGGCGCCATATCTAGGCACACTCGCGCTGCTTATCATCCTCTTCGATGGCGGTATTAATCTCCACATCGTGAAGGTGGTCAACGAAACGCCGCTGGCGCTGCTGTTTTCATTAACGGTCTTTGCCCTGACCGTCGTGTCGATCATGGGCTTCTATGTCTGGTGGATGCAGGGCGAATGGTTGCATGGTCTGTTGCTGGGTACGATCTTGGGCGGCACGGCTGCAGCGATTATTATTCCCGTGACCTCGAAAATGTCCTCGCTCCGTGACTCGGCCAAGGTCTTGCTGAGTCTGGATTCTGCCATCTCGGAGGTTTTTGTCGTGGTGATCGCGCTGGCGATCATGGGCACGATGCGGGAGTCGATCGCAAGCGGGAGTATTATCCGAGAGATTTTCCACGCATTCTGGGATGCCTTCATGCTGGCGGCATTGGCCGGAGCCCTATGGGCACGGTTGCTCTCCTGGCTGGAAGGTCAAGCGTTGTCCTATATGCTCACGATGGCCGCGATTCTAGTGCTCTACTATGTGGCAGAGCTGATTGGCGCGAACGGGGCCATTACCATCCTCGTGTTCGGTCTCGTCCTGGGCAATATGGAGTTTCTGGTCGGGCGGTTGGCTCGGCCGATTCGTGTGTTGATTGGGTACGAATTGGACCAAGCGAAATTCGTGCTGGACGAATTCCTGAGACGGATCAACGAAGAATTGTCGTTCCTGGTGCGGACCTTCTTCTACGTCCTTCTGGGCTTAATGC encodes:
- a CDS encoding cation:proton antiporter codes for the protein MESLSVESVLGLTGLIILVGLAGELIFKRTGIPSVLFLMGFGVLLGPVLHLADPTVVMQLAPYLGTLALLIILFDGGINLHIVKVVNETPLALLFSLTVFALTVVSIMGFYVWWMQGEWLHGLLLGTILGGTAAAIIIPVTSKMSSLRDSAKVLLSLDSAISEVFVVVIALAIMGTMRESIASGSIIREIFHAFWDAFMLAALAGALWARLLSWLEGQALSYMLTMAAILVLYYVAELIGANGAITILVFGLVLGNMEFLVGRLARPIRVLIGYELDQAKFVLDEFLRRINEELSFLVRTFFYVLLGLMLDFSALTTSIALTSLGCFVILVAVRWIVTEILGRTSNAWTSGERFVIAAMFPRGVATAVMAFLPVATGIPGTELFPMYALTVIVMGVVGMTIVLTIYQRWKMAPLPAPVEEPSPS